One window from the genome of [Mycobacterium] stephanolepidis encodes:
- a CDS encoding alpha/beta fold hydrolase: protein MSPPPELRPPRPGPPPARDGELHQVVTIDGRTVQVNVSGPDKGTTVVMLAAAGHFALSYRSVCERLHTAGLRTAVIGHDPHLHAKAITGVLDDIGVKVALLVGDRAGGELAWDLAASKLDRFIGLVAIDRGHPRVADRAGLIRDKHCPPVEINTTVLVTSDATRAIARASQRFVYGDYRIVELMGRRSATRDLTPELAAEVVLRSSSW, encoded by the coding sequence ATGAGTCCGCCGCCCGAGCTTCGCCCCCCGCGCCCAGGGCCTCCACCTGCGCGTGACGGTGAATTGCATCAGGTCGTCACGATTGACGGCCGTACGGTGCAGGTCAACGTTTCGGGGCCGGACAAGGGAACCACCGTCGTCATGCTGGCCGCGGCCGGGCATTTCGCACTCAGTTATCGCTCGGTATGCGAGCGGCTGCACACCGCGGGGCTGCGCACCGCGGTGATCGGACACGACCCACATCTTCATGCCAAGGCCATCACCGGAGTGCTCGACGACATCGGCGTCAAGGTTGCGCTCCTGGTGGGAGACCGTGCGGGCGGCGAGCTGGCCTGGGATCTGGCCGCCAGCAAACTTGACAGGTTTATCGGTCTCGTGGCGATCGACCGTGGACATCCGCGTGTGGCCGACCGTGCCGGGCTGATTCGGGACAAGCACTGCCCGCCGGTGGAGATCAACACCACGGTGTTGGTCACCTCGGACGCGACCCGTGCCATCGCCCGCGCCAGCCAGCGTTTTGTGTACGGCGACTATCGGATTGTCGAATTGATGGGCCGTCGGTCGGCGACGCGCGACCTCACCCCGGAATTGGCGGCCGAGGTGGTGCTGCGCAGCAGCTCCTGGTGA
- a CDS encoding cobyric acid synthase, with the protein MTGAVSGALLVGGVSSDAGKSLVVTGLCRLLARKGIRVAPFKAQNMSNNSVVTMDGGEIGRAQALQARACGLEPSVRFNPVLLKPGSDRTSQLVVRGQATGNVSARSYIEHREELRQVVAAELRSLRAEFDVVICEGAGSVAEINLRATDIANMGLAQAAGLPVVLVGDIDRGGVLAHLFGSVAVLEPADQRLVAGFIVNKFRGDRTLLDPGLEQLAALTGRTTYGVLPYDDQLWLDAEDSVSVVASAQVGRPATPIGREWLRVAAVRLPRISNSTDIEAIACEPGVIVRWAAHPADIADADVVVLPGTKATVADLAWMRGNGIADAVVAHARSGGPVLGICGGFQMLAATIDDRVESGAGTVSGLGLLDIDIAFQPAKTLRHWQSPGLTGYEIHHGTVTRSAVAPWLTEHHEGAAHGAVRGTHWHGLLDNDDFRRAWLTEAASAAGRSGFTVAADTNVADHRSAQLDRLADLIDTHLDVDALAAVWQESGCPGSDPSYPVIEHSR; encoded by the coding sequence ATGACAGGCGCCGTATCCGGCGCGCTGCTGGTGGGGGGTGTCAGCTCCGACGCCGGTAAGAGTCTGGTGGTCACCGGTCTGTGTCGGCTACTGGCCCGCAAGGGGATTCGTGTCGCGCCGTTCAAGGCGCAGAACATGTCCAACAACTCCGTGGTGACAATGGACGGTGGAGAGATCGGCCGTGCGCAGGCACTGCAGGCACGTGCCTGTGGGCTGGAACCGTCGGTCCGGTTCAATCCGGTACTCCTCAAGCCCGGTAGCGACCGGACCTCGCAGCTGGTGGTACGCGGACAGGCGACAGGAAACGTCAGCGCACGTTCCTACATCGAGCATCGCGAAGAACTGCGGCAGGTGGTTGCCGCGGAATTACGCTCGCTGCGTGCGGAATTCGATGTGGTGATTTGTGAGGGTGCTGGCTCGGTCGCCGAAATCAACCTGCGAGCGACTGATATCGCCAACATGGGGTTGGCGCAGGCAGCGGGCCTGCCGGTGGTGCTGGTCGGCGATATCGACCGGGGTGGCGTGCTGGCCCACCTGTTCGGATCGGTGGCCGTGCTCGAGCCCGCGGATCAACGACTAGTCGCCGGATTCATCGTCAACAAGTTCCGCGGTGACCGCACGCTGCTGGATCCGGGGCTGGAGCAGCTCGCCGCACTGACCGGCCGAACCACCTATGGTGTGCTGCCCTATGACGACCAACTATGGCTTGATGCAGAGGATTCGGTTTCTGTGGTGGCGTCGGCTCAGGTGGGCCGCCCTGCCACACCTATCGGGCGCGAATGGCTTCGGGTGGCCGCGGTGCGCCTGCCCCGAATCTCCAATTCGACCGACATCGAGGCCATCGCCTGCGAGCCCGGGGTGATCGTGCGGTGGGCGGCGCATCCCGCCGATATCGCCGATGCCGATGTGGTGGTCCTTCCGGGCACCAAGGCCACCGTCGCCGATCTGGCCTGGATGCGGGGCAACGGGATCGCCGACGCGGTTGTCGCACATGCCCGTTCGGGTGGCCCGGTGCTGGGTATTTGTGGAGGGTTCCAGATGCTTGCCGCCACGATCGACGATCGCGTCGAGTCGGGTGCCGGCACGGTCAGCGGCCTGGGCCTGCTCGATATCGACATCGCCTTCCAGCCGGCTAAGACACTGCGGCACTGGCAGTCTCCGGGGTTGACCGGCTATGAGATTCACCACGGAACGGTCACCCGCTCGGCGGTGGCGCCGTGGCTGACCGAGCATCACGAGGGCGCCGCCCACGGTGCGGTCCGGGGCACCCATTGGCACGGACTGCTGGACAACGACGATTTCCGACGCGCGTGGCTCACCGAGGCGGCATCCGCGGCCGGACGCTCCGGATTCACTGTCGCGGCGGATACCAACGTCGCAGACCACCGTTCGGCTCAGTTGGACAGATTGGCCGATCTCATCGACACCCACCTCGACGTCGATGCGCTGGCAGCCGTGTGGCAAGAATCAGGTTGTCCGGGATCGGACCCGTCATATCCGGTAATCGAACACAGTCGGTAA
- the map gene encoding type I methionyl aminopeptidase — translation MTVRAALRPGTLSPERQVPLSIDRPEYVGKSKVAEAIGEPYVQSPEVVDKMRVAGRIAAQALALAGEAVAPGVTTDELDRIAHDYMVSQGAYPSTLGYKGFPKSCCTSLNEIICHGIPDSTVIEDGDIVNIDVTAYIDGVHGDTNATFLAGNVSEEHRLLVDRTREATMRAINAVKPGRALSVVGRVIEAYAKRFGYNVVRSFTGHGVGPTFHNGLIVPHYDDPDLDIVIEPGMTFTIEPMINLGSLDYEIWDDTWTVATTDKQWTAQFEHTMVVTDDGVEILTLP, via the coding sequence ATGACTGTTCGTGCCGCACTGCGCCCGGGAACGCTGTCTCCCGAACGCCAGGTTCCCCTGTCGATCGACCGCCCCGAGTACGTGGGCAAGTCCAAGGTCGCGGAAGCCATCGGGGAACCGTACGTCCAGTCACCCGAGGTCGTCGACAAGATGCGCGTCGCCGGCAGGATCGCTGCGCAGGCGCTGGCGCTCGCCGGTGAGGCAGTGGCCCCCGGGGTCACCACCGACGAACTGGACCGAATCGCCCACGACTACATGGTTTCCCAGGGTGCCTACCCGTCAACGCTGGGGTACAAGGGATTTCCCAAGTCGTGCTGCACATCGCTCAACGAGATCATCTGCCACGGGATACCGGACTCGACCGTGATCGAGGACGGTGACATCGTCAACATCGACGTCACCGCCTACATCGACGGTGTGCACGGAGACACCAATGCCACCTTCCTGGCCGGAAACGTCTCCGAGGAACACCGCCTACTGGTAGACCGCACCCGCGAGGCCACTATGCGCGCCATCAATGCCGTCAAGCCGGGCCGGGCTCTCAGCGTCGTCGGACGGGTGATCGAGGCCTACGCAAAGCGGTTCGGTTACAACGTGGTTCGCTCCTTCACCGGGCATGGTGTGGGCCCCACATTCCACAACGGGCTTATCGTGCCGCATTACGACGACCCCGATCTGGACATCGTCATCGAGCCGGGCATGACGTTCACCATCGAACCGATGATCAACCTCGGATCGCTGGACTACGAGATCTGGGACGACACCTGGACGGTGGCGACCACCGATAAGCAATGGACCGCGCAGTTCGAGCACACCATGGTGGTCACCGACGACGGAGTAGAGATTCTGACACTGCCATGA
- a CDS encoding L,D-transpeptidase, with translation MVTGLAGLLMNVAITTPATLGQATAASPRGVASVSPTPGQTVGVAMPVTVHFAAPVADRPAAERSINFSASKVPAGTFSWVDDATVRFTPREYWPAHSSITVSVNGVSGMKYKFQTGSEVLGIASISAHTFTVKIDGTVMREMPASMGKPKHPTPVGSFTALEKQSPVVMDSRTIGIPLNDPEGYKLTVYYAVRVTWGGVYVHSAPWSTGAQGNSNVSHGCINLSPDNAAWYYNTVGIGDPIVINA, from the coding sequence GTGGTGACCGGGCTCGCCGGCCTCCTGATGAACGTGGCCATCACCACACCAGCGACCCTCGGCCAGGCAACGGCCGCATCCCCCCGCGGGGTGGCATCCGTCTCACCCACGCCGGGTCAGACGGTCGGGGTGGCGATGCCCGTGACGGTTCATTTTGCGGCTCCTGTCGCCGACCGGCCCGCCGCGGAACGTTCCATCAATTTCTCCGCGTCGAAGGTTCCGGCCGGGACATTCAGCTGGGTCGACGATGCGACGGTTCGTTTCACTCCCCGTGAGTATTGGCCCGCGCATTCGTCGATCACGGTGTCCGTGAACGGTGTGAGCGGTATGAAGTACAAGTTCCAGACCGGTTCGGAGGTGCTGGGCATCGCCAGCATCAGCGCGCACACCTTCACGGTCAAGATCGATGGCACCGTCATGCGTGAGATGCCCGCATCGATGGGAAAGCCCAAGCACCCCACGCCGGTCGGCTCGTTCACAGCCCTGGAAAAGCAGAGTCCGGTGGTCATGGATTCGCGGACCATCGGTATTCCGCTGAACGATCCGGAGGGCTACAAGCTGACCGTGTACTACGCGGTGCGGGTCACCTGGGGTGGCGTGTATGTGCACAGTGCCCCGTGGTCGACGGGAGCGCAGGGTAATTCGAACGTCAGCCATGGCTGCATCAACCTGAGTCCCGACAACGCGGCCTGGTACTACAACACCGTCGGTATCGGCGACCCCATCGTCATCAACGCGTAG
- a CDS encoding VOC family protein: protein MGLSAGLTLEAIVIDCHDAATLGRWWADALEWPYAIDDDGAVEVFQPDRHPPLLFFLETPDQKMAKNRLHLDFRGADQHAVVDRFLASGATRIDIGQGESSWIVLADPEGNEFCVLAPSSD from the coding sequence ATGGGGCTGTCCGCCGGACTCACATTAGAAGCGATTGTGATCGACTGCCATGATGCGGCCACACTCGGCCGTTGGTGGGCCGACGCGCTGGAGTGGCCGTACGCGATCGACGACGACGGCGCCGTCGAGGTGTTCCAGCCCGACCGGCATCCACCGTTGTTGTTCTTCCTGGAGACACCCGACCAGAAGATGGCCAAGAACCGGCTGCACCTGGACTTTCGCGGTGCCGACCAGCACGCCGTGGTGGATCGATTTCTGGCATCTGGTGCCACCAGAATTGACATCGGCCAGGGCGAATCGAGCTGGATTGTGCTCGCCGATCCCGAGGGCAACGAGTTCTGCGTGCTGGCGCCGAGCTCCGACTAG
- a CDS encoding penicillin-binding transpeptidase domain-containing protein gives MFRRVWSLPLLGTALLVAGAVACTPRPDGPGPVAEKFFEALANGDTASAAKLTDDPDGAKVGLDQAFSGLQATSFKAAVNGSQYTLDTGSADATYVWQLPRRRTWTYSGRLEMLRTAGSWQVRWAPSDLHPKLGERQSLSLRTDPAKRATVNESGGTTVLAPANLYKISFDASQAGKSLMSTATALADAIRPYDDQINAASLAEQASAQTSPMNLITLRKDDWDKVSIALETRPGALRPGVVMTQIADLLPTDDHFAPDIVAQVKKAVLDELDGEAGWRVVSVNQNGVDTAVLNEVKPNPAPSKTISLDRAVQNAAQNAVNTRGQKAMMVVIKPSTGEILAVAQNAAANADGPLATTGLFPPGSTFKIITAGAALERGMATPDTMVGCPKRVTIGDRSIPNYNEFDLGTVPMWRAFANSCNTTFAKLASEMPLDGLTVAASQFGIGPDYDVAGIPTVSGSVPPTVNLTERTEDGFGQGKVLVTPFGMALAAATVANGKTPVPQLISGQTTGITGERPPVTPTMIDGLRGMMRETVLSGTAMDLKGEGSVYGKTGEAEFPGGSHAWFAGYRGDMAFATLVVGGGGSEAAVRATRVMFQSLPPDYLA, from the coding sequence ATGTTCAGACGTGTTTGGTCTCTGCCGCTACTCGGCACCGCCCTGTTGGTGGCCGGAGCGGTCGCGTGCACCCCGCGCCCCGATGGGCCCGGGCCGGTCGCAGAGAAGTTCTTTGAGGCGCTGGCCAACGGCGACACCGCCTCGGCGGCGAAGCTGACCGACGACCCGGACGGCGCGAAAGTGGGTCTGGATCAAGCCTTCTCGGGTCTGCAGGCAACCTCGTTCAAGGCTGCCGTGAACGGATCGCAATACACTCTGGACACCGGCAGTGCCGACGCGACGTATGTCTGGCAGTTGCCCAGAAGGCGCACCTGGACCTATAGCGGGCGCCTGGAAATGCTGCGTACCGCGGGCAGTTGGCAGGTGCGCTGGGCGCCGAGCGACCTGCACCCCAAACTCGGTGAACGCCAATCGCTTTCGTTGCGGACCGATCCGGCCAAGCGGGCAACGGTCAACGAGTCGGGCGGCACGACCGTGCTGGCGCCGGCCAACCTGTACAAGATCTCCTTCGACGCGTCGCAGGCCGGTAAATCGCTGATGAGCACCGCCACCGCGCTGGCCGATGCCATCCGGCCCTACGACGACCAGATCAACGCCGCATCTCTGGCTGAGCAGGCGAGCGCCCAAACCTCGCCGATGAATCTCATCACGCTGCGCAAGGACGACTGGGACAAGGTTTCCATCGCGCTGGAGACGCGACCGGGGGCATTGCGACCCGGCGTGGTGATGACGCAGATCGCCGATCTGCTGCCCACCGATGACCACTTCGCGCCCGATATCGTCGCGCAGGTCAAAAAGGCAGTGCTCGATGAGCTGGATGGCGAGGCCGGCTGGCGGGTGGTCAGTGTCAACCAGAACGGTGTGGACACCGCGGTGCTCAACGAGGTGAAACCCAATCCGGCGCCGTCGAAGACGATCAGCCTGGACCGTGCCGTGCAGAACGCCGCACAGAACGCCGTCAACACCCGCGGTCAGAAGGCCATGATGGTGGTGATCAAGCCGTCGACGGGGGAGATCCTGGCGGTCGCGCAGAACGCCGCTGCCAATGCCGATGGGCCACTGGCCACCACGGGTCTGTTTCCGCCCGGATCGACATTCAAGATCATCACCGCGGGCGCTGCGCTCGAGCGCGGGATGGCCACTCCGGACACCATGGTGGGCTGCCCGAAGCGAGTCACCATCGGAGACCGCAGCATCCCCAACTACAACGAGTTCGATCTCGGCACGGTGCCCATGTGGCGGGCCTTCGCGAATTCGTGCAACACGACCTTCGCCAAACTGGCCAGTGAGATGCCGTTGGACGGTTTGACCGTCGCCGCTTCGCAATTCGGCATCGGTCCAGACTATGACGTCGCGGGGATCCCCACCGTCTCCGGAAGCGTGCCGCCCACCGTCAACCTGACTGAACGTACCGAGGACGGTTTCGGGCAGGGCAAGGTGCTGGTCACGCCGTTCGGCATGGCGCTGGCCGCGGCAACCGTCGCGAATGGAAAAACGCCTGTACCGCAGCTGATCTCCGGTCAGACCACCGGAATCACCGGCGAGCGTCCACCGGTGACGCCCACAATGATCGACGGCCTGCGCGGGATGATGCGCGAGACAGTGCTCAGCGGTACCGCGATGGACCTCAAGGGCGAGGGTTCGGTCTACGGGAAGACCGGTGAGGCCGAGTTCCCGGGCGGATCACACGCCTGGTTCGCGGGGTATCGCGGTGACATGGCCTTCGCGACGCTGGTCGTCGGGGGCGGCGGCTCGGAAGCCGCTGTGCGGGCCACCCGGGTCATGTTCCAGTCTCTACCGCCGGACTACCTGGCCTAG
- a CDS encoding GNAT family N-acetyltransferase, which translates to MTTTLPAHGAPGASSSDAVRVLGLSDTEAVRAVLDADPVASCMLAARVEARGADPTAIGGEIWTTGALTDSLCFVGTTIIPLAGGPEATRLFAERAIEQHRICPSLVGPADVVLDMWCHLDPVWGPAREVRACQPLLAMLDAPTCAVDSAVRQVRAEELDQYLNASIQMFIGEMGVDPRNGDGGRGYRRRVAGLIEAGRAWARFEDGRVIFKAEIGSQSRCVSQIQGVWVDPEFRGRGLGTAGVAAVAAAIHRSSRIPSLYVNSFNEVARASYARAGFTRIGTFATVLVS; encoded by the coding sequence ATGACGACAACACTGCCGGCGCACGGAGCGCCCGGAGCGTCGTCCTCCGATGCCGTTCGCGTCCTCGGACTATCGGATACCGAGGCGGTGCGTGCGGTGTTGGACGCCGACCCGGTGGCCTCCTGCATGCTCGCCGCACGCGTCGAAGCTCGAGGCGCCGATCCCACGGCCATCGGCGGCGAGATCTGGACCACGGGAGCGTTGACGGACTCTCTGTGCTTCGTCGGGACCACGATCATTCCCCTGGCCGGCGGCCCCGAGGCCACCCGGTTGTTTGCCGAACGCGCCATTGAGCAGCACCGGATCTGCCCCTCCCTGGTCGGCCCGGCCGATGTGGTGCTCGACATGTGGTGCCATCTCGATCCGGTCTGGGGCCCCGCACGCGAGGTCCGCGCCTGCCAGCCCCTGCTGGCGATGCTCGATGCGCCGACATGTGCCGTCGACTCCGCGGTACGGCAGGTACGCGCCGAGGAGCTCGACCAGTATTTGAACGCTTCGATCCAGATGTTCATCGGCGAGATGGGTGTGGATCCGCGTAACGGTGACGGCGGCCGTGGGTACCGACGGCGGGTGGCCGGCCTCATCGAGGCGGGCAGGGCCTGGGCACGTTTTGAGGATGGGCGGGTCATCTTCAAGGCGGAGATCGGATCGCAATCGCGGTGCGTGAGCCAGATCCAGGGCGTATGGGTCGACCCGGAGTTCCGTGGCCGCGGGCTCGGTACGGCGGGGGTGGCCGCCGTGGCGGCAGCGATCCATCGCAGCAGCCGCATCCCCAGCCTGTACGTGAACAGCTTCAATGAAGTGGCCCGCGCGTCCTATGCCAGGGCGGGATTCACGCGCATCGGCACATTCGCGACCGTTCTCGTTAGCTGA
- the ispG gene encoding flavodoxin-dependent (E)-4-hydroxy-3-methylbut-2-enyl-diphosphate synthase — MTSLGIPSAPPPTLSPRRKTRQLMVGNVGVGSDSLVSVQSMCTTKTHDVNSTLQQIAELTASGCDIVRVACPRQEDADALAEIARKSKIPVIADIHFQPKYIFAAIDAGCAAVRVNPGNIKEFDGRVKEVAKAAGDAGIPIRIGVNAGSLDPRILGKYGKATPEALVESALWEAGLFEEHGFGDIKISVKHNDPVIMVAAYELLASQCDYPLHLGVTEAGPAFQGTIKSAVAFGALLSKGIGDTIRVSLSAPPAEEVKVGNQILESLNLRPRSLEIVSCPSCGRAQVDVYTLANAVSAGLEGLDVPLRVAVMGCVVNGPGEAREADLGVASGNGKGQIFVKGEVIKTVPEALIVETLIDEAMRLAEEMGTEIGTDGTPTGQPVVTVS, encoded by the coding sequence ATGACCAGCCTGGGCATTCCGAGCGCACCGCCGCCGACACTGTCGCCGCGGCGTAAGACACGTCAGCTCATGGTCGGAAACGTCGGGGTGGGCAGCGACTCACTGGTATCGGTGCAGTCGATGTGCACCACCAAAACCCACGACGTGAACTCGACTCTGCAGCAGATCGCGGAACTGACCGCCTCCGGCTGCGACATCGTGCGTGTCGCCTGCCCGCGACAGGAGGACGCCGACGCGCTCGCCGAGATCGCCCGCAAGAGCAAGATCCCGGTCATCGCCGACATCCACTTCCAGCCCAAATACATCTTCGCGGCGATTGACGCCGGCTGCGCCGCGGTGCGCGTGAATCCGGGGAACATCAAGGAGTTCGACGGCCGGGTCAAGGAGGTCGCCAAGGCCGCCGGTGACGCCGGAATCCCGATCCGCATCGGCGTGAATGCCGGCTCGCTGGATCCGCGCATTCTGGGCAAGTACGGCAAGGCCACTCCGGAGGCGCTCGTCGAGTCGGCGCTGTGGGAGGCCGGCCTGTTCGAAGAACATGGCTTCGGAGACATCAAGATCAGCGTCAAACACAACGACCCGGTGATCATGGTCGCCGCCTACGAACTGCTCGCCTCGCAATGCGATTACCCGCTACACCTCGGTGTCACCGAGGCCGGCCCGGCATTCCAGGGCACCATCAAGTCGGCCGTCGCCTTCGGTGCGCTGTTGTCCAAGGGCATCGGTGACACCATCCGCGTGTCCCTGTCGGCGCCGCCCGCCGAGGAGGTCAAGGTCGGCAATCAGATTCTCGAATCGCTCAACCTGCGGCCCCGGTCGCTGGAGATCGTGTCCTGCCCGTCGTGCGGGCGCGCGCAGGTGGACGTCTACACCCTGGCCAACGCGGTGAGCGCTGGGTTGGAGGGGCTGGATGTACCGCTTCGCGTCGCGGTCATGGGCTGCGTCGTCAACGGACCGGGTGAGGCACGCGAGGCCGACCTGGGCGTGGCATCCGGAAACGGCAAGGGCCAGATCTTCGTGAAGGGCGAGGTCATCAAGACCGTGCCGGAGGCGCTGATCGTCGAGACACTCATCGATGAGGCCATGCGCTTGGCCGAGGAGATGGGCACCGAGATCGGAACCGACGGAACGCCTACTGGCCAGCCGGTCGTGACCGTAAGCTGA
- a CDS encoding M50 family metallopeptidase, which produces MAAYAIGIALFALAILVSVALHECGHMWVAQATGMKVRRYFVGFGPTLWSTKRKSNRGANDIIEYGFKAVPLGGFCDIAGMTSVEQLTPEESDRAMYKQKVWKRVAVLFAGPAMNFLIGIVVFYGVVLFWGLPDNNAPTHPEIKQTTCVSAQKSADPKDMATCTGEGPAALGGLREGDQVLAVAGKQLSTSSDMVTAIRELRGPQVFEIIRDGKQQSLLVNVAETQRWDEKAGKLISVGAVGASLGTYVPQKHYNPLTAVPATGNLIGTVAVETVKAIGKIPTKVGALWDSITGSERAMDTPMSIVGASRMGGETVEHDMWIMFWILLAQLNFALGAINLLPLLPFDGGHIAVATYEKIRNMIRSARGLAVGAPVNYMKLMPATYLVLVVVVGYMLLTITADIVNPIRLFQ; this is translated from the coding sequence ATGGCTGCGTACGCGATCGGAATTGCGTTGTTCGCGCTGGCGATCTTGGTATCGGTGGCGCTGCACGAGTGTGGGCACATGTGGGTGGCGCAGGCCACCGGCATGAAGGTGCGTCGCTACTTCGTCGGGTTCGGACCGACATTGTGGTCCACCAAGCGCAAGAGCAACCGCGGTGCCAACGACATCATCGAGTACGGCTTCAAGGCCGTCCCGCTCGGTGGTTTCTGCGATATCGCCGGCATGACCTCGGTGGAACAGCTCACCCCCGAGGAATCCGACCGCGCCATGTACAAGCAGAAGGTCTGGAAGCGGGTGGCGGTGCTGTTCGCCGGACCGGCCATGAATTTCCTCATCGGCATCGTGGTCTTCTACGGCGTCGTCCTGTTTTGGGGTCTGCCCGACAACAACGCGCCCACGCATCCCGAGATCAAGCAGACGACGTGCGTGTCAGCGCAAAAGAGTGCCGACCCCAAGGACATGGCGACGTGCACCGGTGAAGGACCGGCGGCGCTCGGCGGCCTGCGCGAGGGTGACCAAGTGCTGGCCGTAGCGGGCAAGCAGCTCAGCACGTCCAGCGACATGGTCACCGCGATTCGGGAGCTGCGCGGTCCACAGGTCTTCGAGATCATTCGCGATGGCAAGCAGCAATCGCTCCTCGTCAACGTCGCCGAGACACAGCGCTGGGATGAGAAGGCGGGCAAGCTCATCTCGGTGGGTGCCGTCGGCGCCTCACTGGGCACCTATGTGCCGCAGAAGCACTACAACCCGCTGACGGCGGTTCCCGCCACCGGGAACCTCATCGGGACCGTCGCCGTCGAAACCGTGAAGGCCATCGGGAAGATCCCCACCAAGGTCGGCGCCCTCTGGGACTCCATCACCGGCAGCGAGCGGGCCATGGACACTCCGATGAGCATCGTCGGCGCGAGCCGCATGGGCGGCGAGACGGTCGAGCACGACATGTGGATCATGTTCTGGATACTGTTGGCGCAGCTCAACTTTGCGCTCGGCGCCATCAACCTGCTGCCGTTGCTGCCGTTCGACGGAGGACACATCGCGGTGGCCACCTACGAGAAGATCCGCAACATGATCCGATCTGCGCGCGGGCTCGCGGTGGGCGCCCCCGTCAACTACATGAAGCTGATGCCGGCGACATACCTGGTTCTGGTGGTGGTGGTCGGTTACATGCTGTTGACGATCACCGCCGACATCGTCAACCCGATTAGACTTTTTCAATAG
- the dxr gene encoding 1-deoxy-D-xylulose-5-phosphate reductoisomerase → MWVTRSSEVCRVLLLGSTGSIGTQALEVIAANPERFEVVGLAAGGGNIDLLRQQIADTGVTNVAVADKRAAERLDVPVLSGPDAVTELVENTGADVVLNALVGALGLRPTLAALKSGARLALANKESLVAGGPLVTKAAAPGQIVPVDSEHSALAQCLRGGTRGEVAQLILTASGGPFRGWSAQQLEDVTPEQAGAHPTWSMGPMNTLNSASLVNKGLELIETHLLFDVPYQQIGVVVHPQSIVHSMVTFTDGSTLAQASPPDMKLPIALALGWPDRVPAAATACDFSTASTWEFEPLDAQVFPAVDLARSAGEAGGCMTAVYNAANETAAAAFLAGRIGFKSIVRTIADVLDAASQWEGTSGEPATVDDVLDAQHWADQRAAQLILAEENRI, encoded by the coding sequence ATGTGGGTGACACGTAGTTCAGAGGTCTGTCGGGTGTTACTGCTCGGCAGCACCGGGTCCATCGGCACCCAGGCGCTCGAGGTCATCGCCGCCAACCCGGAGCGCTTCGAGGTGGTCGGCCTGGCGGCGGGCGGCGGCAACATCGATCTGCTGCGGCAGCAGATCGCGGATACCGGCGTCACCAACGTCGCGGTAGCCGACAAGCGTGCCGCCGAACGGCTCGACGTACCCGTGCTGAGTGGACCTGACGCCGTCACCGAGCTGGTGGAGAACACCGGGGCCGATGTGGTGCTCAATGCGCTGGTCGGAGCTTTGGGTCTGCGGCCGACTCTGGCCGCGCTGAAGTCAGGGGCACGGCTCGCGCTGGCCAACAAGGAGTCTCTGGTGGCCGGCGGGCCGCTGGTCACCAAGGCCGCCGCTCCCGGCCAGATCGTTCCCGTCGACTCCGAGCATTCCGCGCTGGCGCAATGCCTGCGCGGCGGTACCCGTGGCGAGGTGGCGCAGCTGATCTTGACCGCATCCGGCGGGCCCTTCCGGGGGTGGAGCGCGCAGCAGCTCGAAGACGTCACGCCGGAGCAGGCCGGAGCGCACCCCACCTGGTCGATGGGGCCGATGAACACCCTCAACTCGGCCTCACTGGTCAACAAGGGCCTGGAACTCATCGAGACCCATCTGCTGTTCGACGTGCCGTACCAGCAGATCGGTGTCGTGGTTCATCCGCAGTCGATCGTGCACTCGATGGTGACGTTCACCGACGGCTCGACACTGGCGCAGGCCAGTCCGCCCGATATGAAGCTGCCCATCGCGCTGGCACTGGGGTGGCCGGACCGGGTACCCGCCGCGGCCACGGCCTGCGATTTCAGCACCGCGTCCACCTGGGAGTTCGAGCCACTGGATGCGCAGGTCTTTCCCGCCGTCGACCTGGCCCGGAGCGCCGGAGAGGCGGGGGGATGCATGACCGCCGTCTACAACGCCGCCAATGAAACCGCGGCCGCTGCCTTCCTGGCCGGACGTATCGGATTCAAGTCGATCGTGCGAACAATCGCCGATGTGCTCGATGCAGCAAGCCAATGGGAGGGAACCTCCGGAGAACCCGCTACCGTTGACGATGTACTCGACGCGCAGCACTGGGCTGACCAGCGGGCTGCGCAATTGATCCTGGCGGAGGAAAATCGAATCTGA
- a CDS encoding DUF2631 domain-containing protein has translation MATTEVVKHDGVDVEDVPSAAFGRGLSGQNPRIFHILGIAIAAFLLLLLKGNHVGKVEDIFCVGFALIVLAFTANDYFGRRSGRIR, from the coding sequence GTGGCCACGACTGAGGTTGTCAAGCACGACGGAGTCGATGTCGAGGACGTGCCGTCCGCAGCGTTCGGGCGTGGGCTCTCGGGCCAGAACCCCCGCATCTTCCACATCCTGGGCATCGCCATCGCGGCCTTCTTGCTGCTGCTCCTCAAGGGCAATCACGTCGGCAAGGTCGAAGACATCTTCTGTGTCGGCTTCGCTCTCATCGTGCTGGCCTTCACCGCGAACGACTACTTCGGTCGCCGCTCGGGCCGTATCCGCTAG